In a genomic window of Phacochoerus africanus isolate WHEZ1 chromosome 6, ROS_Pafr_v1, whole genome shotgun sequence:
- the CKS1B gene encoding cyclin-dependent kinases regulatory subunit 1 — MSHKQIYYSDKYDDEEFEYRHVMLPKDIAKLVPKTHLMSESEWRNLGVQQSQGWVHYMIHEPEPHILLFRRPLPKKPKK; from the exons ATGTCGCACAAACAAATTTACTATTCGGACAAATACGACGACGAGGAGTTCGAGTACCG GCACGTCATGTTGCCCAAGGACATAGCCAAGCTGGTCCCTAAAACCCATTTGATGTCTGAATCTGAATGGAGGAACCTTGGCGTTCAGCAGAGTCAGGGATGGGTCCACTATATGATCCATGAACCAG AACCTCATATCTTGTTGTTCCGGCGGCCACTGCCCAAGAAGCCAAAGAAATGA
- the SHC1 gene encoding SHC-transforming protein 1 isoform X2, whose translation MDLLPPKPKYNPLRNESLSSLEEGASGSTPPEELPSPSASSLGPMLPPLPGDDSPTTLCSFFPRMSNLKLANPAGGRPGPKGDPGRAAEDGEGTVGAAVPDSGPLPFLQDMNKLSGGGGRRTRVEGGQLGGEEWTRHGSFVNKPTRGWLHPNDKVMGPGVSYLVRYMGCVEVLQSMRALDFNTRTQVTREAISLVCEAVPGAKGATRRRKPCGRPLSSILGRSNLKFAGMPITLTVSTSSLNLMAADCKQIIANHHMQSISFASGGDPDTAEYVAYVAKDPVNQRACHILECPEGLAQDVISTIGQAFELRFKQYLRNPPKLVTPHDRMAGFDGSAWDEEEEEPPDHQYYNDFPGKEPPLGGVVDMRLREGVPPGAARPTPPSAQTPSHLGATLPVGQPPGGDPEARKQMLPPPPCPGRELFDDPSYVNVQNLDKARQAGAGAGPPNPTINGSAPRDLFDMKPFEDALRVPPPPQSVAMAEQLRGEPWFHGKLSRREAEALLQLNGDFLVRESTTTPGQYVLTGLQSGQPKHLLLVDPEGVVRTKDHRFESVSHLISYHMDNHLPIISAGSELCLQQPVERKL comes from the exons ATGGATCTCCTGCCCCCCAAGCCCAAGTACAACCCACTTCGGAATGAGTCTCTGTCATCGCTGGAGGAGGGGGCTTCAGGGTCCACTCCACCAGAGGAGCTGCCTTCCCCGTCAGCCTCGTCCCTGGGGCCCATGCTGCCACCTCTGCCAGGGGACGACAGCCCCACCACCCTGTGCTCCTTCTTCCCCCGGATGAGCAACCTGAAGCTGGCCAACCCAGCTGGGGGGCGCCCAGGGCCGAAGGGGGATCCAGGAAGGGCAGCCGAGGATGGGGAGGGGACCGTCGGGGCAGCTGTACCCGACTCAGgccccctgcccttcctccagGACATGAACAAGCTGAGTGGAGGCGGCGGGCGCAGGACTCGGGTGGAAGGGGGCCAGCTGGGGGGCGAGGAGTGGACCCGCCACGGGAGCTTCGTCAATAAGCCCACGCGGGGCTGGCTGCATCCCAACGACAAAGTCATGGGACCCGGGGTTTCCTACTTGGTTCGG TACATGGGCTGTGTGGAGGTCCTGCAGTCGATGCGCGCCCTGGACTTCAACACCCGGACTCAGGTCACCAG GGAGGCCATCAGTCTGGTGTGTGAGGCTGTGCCGGGTGCGAAGGGGGCGACAAGGAGGAGAAAG ccctgtGGCCGCCCACTCAGCTCCATCCTGGGGAGGAGTAACCTGAAATTTGCTGGAATGCCAATCACTCTCACCGTCTCCACCAGCAGCCTCAACCTCATGGCCGCAGACTGCAAACAG ATCATCGCCAACCACCACATGCAATCCATCTCGTTTGCGTCCGGCGGGGACCCG GACACAGCCGAATATGTCGCCTATGTTGCCAAAGACCCGGTGAATCAGAGAG CCTGCCACATCCTGGAGTGTCCCGAAGGGCTTGCTCAGGACGTCATCAGCACCATTGGCCAGGCCTTTGAGTTGCGCTTCAAACAATACCTCAGGAACCCGCCCAAGCTGGTCACCCCTCATGACAG GATGGCTGGCTTCGATGGCTCAGCttgggatgaggaggaggaagagccgCCTGACCATCAGTACTATAATGACTTTCCGGGGAAGGAGCCCCCTCTTGGGGGGGTAGTGGACATGAGGCTTCGGGAAGGAGTGCCCCCGGGGGCTGCTCGACCCACTCCCCCCAGCGCCCAGACCCCCAGCCACCTGGGAGCCACACTG CCTGTGGGGCAGCCTCCTGGGGGCGACCCAGAAGCCCGCAAACAGATGCTGCCGCCGCCACCCTGCCCAG GCAGAGAGCTCTTTGATGATCCCTCTTATGTCAACGTCCAGAACCTAGACAAGGCCCGGCAAgcaggggccggggccgggccccCCAATCCTACCATCAATGGAAGCGCACCCCGAGACCTCTTTGACATGA AGCCCTTCGAAGATGCCCTTCGGGTGCCTCCACCTCCCCAGTCGGTGGCCATGGCCGAGCAACTCCGAGGGGAGCCCTGGTTCCATGGGAAGCTGAGCCGGCGCGAGGCCGaggcactgctgcagctcaacGGGGACTTCCTGGTGCGGGAAAGCACGACCACACCTGGCCAGTACGTGCTGACCGGCTTGCAGAGCGGGCAGCCCAAGCACCTGCTCCTGGTGGACCCTGAGGGTGTG GTTCGGACAAAGGATCACCGCTTCGAGAGTGTCAGTCACCTCATCAGCTACCACATGGACAATCACTTGCCCATCATCTCTGCGGGCAGCGAACTGTGTCTCCAGCAACCTGTGGAGAGGAAACTGTGA
- the SHC1 gene encoding SHC-transforming protein 1 isoform X1: MDLLPPKPKYNPLRNESLSSLEEGASGSTPPEELPSPSASSLGPMLPPLPGDDSPTTLCSFFPRMSNLKLANPAGGRPGPKGDPGRAAEDGEGTVGAAVPDSGPLPFLQDMNKLSGGGGRRTRVEGGQLGGEEWTRHGSFVNKPTRGWLHPNDKVMGPGVSYLVRYMGCVEVLQSMRALDFNTRTQVTREAISLVCEAVPGAKGATRRRKPCGRPLSSILGRSNLKFAGMPITLTVSTSSLNLMAADCKQIIANHHMQSISFASGGDPDTAEYVAYVAKDPVNQRACHILECPEGLAQDVISTIGQAFELRFKQYLRNPPKLVTPHDRMAGFDGSAWDEEEEEPPDHQYYNDFPGKEPPLGGVVDMRLREGVPPGAARPTPPSAQTPSHLGATLPVGQPPGGDPEARKQMLPPPPCPAGRELFDDPSYVNVQNLDKARQAGAGAGPPNPTINGSAPRDLFDMKPFEDALRVPPPPQSVAMAEQLRGEPWFHGKLSRREAEALLQLNGDFLVRESTTTPGQYVLTGLQSGQPKHLLLVDPEGVVRTKDHRFESVSHLISYHMDNHLPIISAGSELCLQQPVERKL, from the exons ATGGATCTCCTGCCCCCCAAGCCCAAGTACAACCCACTTCGGAATGAGTCTCTGTCATCGCTGGAGGAGGGGGCTTCAGGGTCCACTCCACCAGAGGAGCTGCCTTCCCCGTCAGCCTCGTCCCTGGGGCCCATGCTGCCACCTCTGCCAGGGGACGACAGCCCCACCACCCTGTGCTCCTTCTTCCCCCGGATGAGCAACCTGAAGCTGGCCAACCCAGCTGGGGGGCGCCCAGGGCCGAAGGGGGATCCAGGAAGGGCAGCCGAGGATGGGGAGGGGACCGTCGGGGCAGCTGTACCCGACTCAGgccccctgcccttcctccagGACATGAACAAGCTGAGTGGAGGCGGCGGGCGCAGGACTCGGGTGGAAGGGGGCCAGCTGGGGGGCGAGGAGTGGACCCGCCACGGGAGCTTCGTCAATAAGCCCACGCGGGGCTGGCTGCATCCCAACGACAAAGTCATGGGACCCGGGGTTTCCTACTTGGTTCGG TACATGGGCTGTGTGGAGGTCCTGCAGTCGATGCGCGCCCTGGACTTCAACACCCGGACTCAGGTCACCAG GGAGGCCATCAGTCTGGTGTGTGAGGCTGTGCCGGGTGCGAAGGGGGCGACAAGGAGGAGAAAG ccctgtGGCCGCCCACTCAGCTCCATCCTGGGGAGGAGTAACCTGAAATTTGCTGGAATGCCAATCACTCTCACCGTCTCCACCAGCAGCCTCAACCTCATGGCCGCAGACTGCAAACAG ATCATCGCCAACCACCACATGCAATCCATCTCGTTTGCGTCCGGCGGGGACCCG GACACAGCCGAATATGTCGCCTATGTTGCCAAAGACCCGGTGAATCAGAGAG CCTGCCACATCCTGGAGTGTCCCGAAGGGCTTGCTCAGGACGTCATCAGCACCATTGGCCAGGCCTTTGAGTTGCGCTTCAAACAATACCTCAGGAACCCGCCCAAGCTGGTCACCCCTCATGACAG GATGGCTGGCTTCGATGGCTCAGCttgggatgaggaggaggaagagccgCCTGACCATCAGTACTATAATGACTTTCCGGGGAAGGAGCCCCCTCTTGGGGGGGTAGTGGACATGAGGCTTCGGGAAGGAGTGCCCCCGGGGGCTGCTCGACCCACTCCCCCCAGCGCCCAGACCCCCAGCCACCTGGGAGCCACACTG CCTGTGGGGCAGCCTCCTGGGGGCGACCCAGAAGCCCGCAAACAGATGCTGCCGCCGCCACCCTGCCCAG CAGGCAGAGAGCTCTTTGATGATCCCTCTTATGTCAACGTCCAGAACCTAGACAAGGCCCGGCAAgcaggggccggggccgggccccCCAATCCTACCATCAATGGAAGCGCACCCCGAGACCTCTTTGACATGA AGCCCTTCGAAGATGCCCTTCGGGTGCCTCCACCTCCCCAGTCGGTGGCCATGGCCGAGCAACTCCGAGGGGAGCCCTGGTTCCATGGGAAGCTGAGCCGGCGCGAGGCCGaggcactgctgcagctcaacGGGGACTTCCTGGTGCGGGAAAGCACGACCACACCTGGCCAGTACGTGCTGACCGGCTTGCAGAGCGGGCAGCCCAAGCACCTGCTCCTGGTGGACCCTGAGGGTGTG GTTCGGACAAAGGATCACCGCTTCGAGAGTGTCAGTCACCTCATCAGCTACCACATGGACAATCACTTGCCCATCATCTCTGCGGGCAGCGAACTGTGTCTCCAGCAACCTGTGGAGAGGAAACTGTGA
- the SHC1 gene encoding SHC-transforming protein 1 isoform X3, with the protein MNKLSGGGGRRTRVEGGQLGGEEWTRHGSFVNKPTRGWLHPNDKVMGPGVSYLVRYMGCVEVLQSMRALDFNTRTQVTREAISLVCEAVPGAKGATRRRKPCGRPLSSILGRSNLKFAGMPITLTVSTSSLNLMAADCKQIIANHHMQSISFASGGDPDTAEYVAYVAKDPVNQRACHILECPEGLAQDVISTIGQAFELRFKQYLRNPPKLVTPHDRMAGFDGSAWDEEEEEPPDHQYYNDFPGKEPPLGGVVDMRLREGVPPGAARPTPPSAQTPSHLGATLPVGQPPGGDPEARKQMLPPPPCPAGRELFDDPSYVNVQNLDKARQAGAGAGPPNPTINGSAPRDLFDMKPFEDALRVPPPPQSVAMAEQLRGEPWFHGKLSRREAEALLQLNGDFLVRESTTTPGQYVLTGLQSGQPKHLLLVDPEGVVRTKDHRFESVSHLISYHMDNHLPIISAGSELCLQQPVERKL; encoded by the exons ATGAACAAGCTGAGTGGAGGCGGCGGGCGCAGGACTCGGGTGGAAGGGGGCCAGCTGGGGGGCGAGGAGTGGACCCGCCACGGGAGCTTCGTCAATAAGCCCACGCGGGGCTGGCTGCATCCCAACGACAAAGTCATGGGACCCGGGGTTTCCTACTTGGTTCGG TACATGGGCTGTGTGGAGGTCCTGCAGTCGATGCGCGCCCTGGACTTCAACACCCGGACTCAGGTCACCAG GGAGGCCATCAGTCTGGTGTGTGAGGCTGTGCCGGGTGCGAAGGGGGCGACAAGGAGGAGAAAG ccctgtGGCCGCCCACTCAGCTCCATCCTGGGGAGGAGTAACCTGAAATTTGCTGGAATGCCAATCACTCTCACCGTCTCCACCAGCAGCCTCAACCTCATGGCCGCAGACTGCAAACAG ATCATCGCCAACCACCACATGCAATCCATCTCGTTTGCGTCCGGCGGGGACCCG GACACAGCCGAATATGTCGCCTATGTTGCCAAAGACCCGGTGAATCAGAGAG CCTGCCACATCCTGGAGTGTCCCGAAGGGCTTGCTCAGGACGTCATCAGCACCATTGGCCAGGCCTTTGAGTTGCGCTTCAAACAATACCTCAGGAACCCGCCCAAGCTGGTCACCCCTCATGACAG GATGGCTGGCTTCGATGGCTCAGCttgggatgaggaggaggaagagccgCCTGACCATCAGTACTATAATGACTTTCCGGGGAAGGAGCCCCCTCTTGGGGGGGTAGTGGACATGAGGCTTCGGGAAGGAGTGCCCCCGGGGGCTGCTCGACCCACTCCCCCCAGCGCCCAGACCCCCAGCCACCTGGGAGCCACACTG CCTGTGGGGCAGCCTCCTGGGGGCGACCCAGAAGCCCGCAAACAGATGCTGCCGCCGCCACCCTGCCCAG CAGGCAGAGAGCTCTTTGATGATCCCTCTTATGTCAACGTCCAGAACCTAGACAAGGCCCGGCAAgcaggggccggggccgggccccCCAATCCTACCATCAATGGAAGCGCACCCCGAGACCTCTTTGACATGA AGCCCTTCGAAGATGCCCTTCGGGTGCCTCCACCTCCCCAGTCGGTGGCCATGGCCGAGCAACTCCGAGGGGAGCCCTGGTTCCATGGGAAGCTGAGCCGGCGCGAGGCCGaggcactgctgcagctcaacGGGGACTTCCTGGTGCGGGAAAGCACGACCACACCTGGCCAGTACGTGCTGACCGGCTTGCAGAGCGGGCAGCCCAAGCACCTGCTCCTGGTGGACCCTGAGGGTGTG GTTCGGACAAAGGATCACCGCTTCGAGAGTGTCAGTCACCTCATCAGCTACCACATGGACAATCACTTGCCCATCATCTCTGCGGGCAGCGAACTGTGTCTCCAGCAACCTGTGGAGAGGAAACTGTGA
- the PYGO2 gene encoding pygopus homolog 2 translates to MAASAPPPPDKLEGGGGPAPPPAPPSTGRKQGKAGLQMKSPEKKRRKSNTQGPAYSHLTEFAPPPTPMVDHLVASNPFEDDFGAPKVGGAAPPFLGSPIPFGGFRVQGGMAGQVPPGYGTAGGGGPQPLRRQPPPFPPNPMGPAFNMPPQGPGYPPPGNMNFPSQPFNQPLGQNFSPPGGQMMPGPVGGFGPMISPTMGQPPRGELGPPSLPQRFAQPGAPFGPSPLQRPGQGLPSLPPNTSPFPGPDPGFPAPGGEDGGKPLNPPAPTAFPQEPHSGSPAAAVNGNQPSFPPSSSGRGGGTPDANSLAPPGKAGGGSGPQPPPGLVYPCGACRSEVNDDQDAILCEASCQKWFHRECTGMTESAYGLLTTEASAVWACDLCLKTKEIQSVYIREGMGQLVVANDG, encoded by the exons ATGGCCGCCTCGGCGCCGCCCCCACCGGACAAGCTGGAGGGTGGTGGCGGCCCCGCACCGCCCCCTGCGCCGCCCAGCACCGGGAGGAAGCAGGGCAAGGCCG GTCTGCAGATGAAGAGCCCAGAAAAGAAGCGAAGGAAGTCAAATACTCAG GGTCCTGCATACTCACATCTGACGGAGTTTGCACCACCCCCGACTCCCATGGTGGATCACCTGGTTGCATCCAACCCTTTTGAGGATGACTTCGGAGCCCCTAAGGTGGGGGGCGCAGCCCCTCCATTTCTTGGCAGTCCTATTCCCTTTGGGGGCTTTCGTGTACAGGGGGGCATGGCAGGCCAGGTACCCCCAGGCTACGGCACTGCCGGTGGAGGGGGTCCCCAGCCTCTTCGTCGAcagcctccccctttccctcccaaCCCCATGGGTCCTGCTTTCAACATGCCCCCCCAGGGACCTGGCTACCCACCCCCAGGCAACATGAACTTTCCCAGCCAACCCTTCAACCAGCCTCTGGGTCAGAACTTTAGCCCACCCGGTGGGCAGATGATGCCAGGCCCAGTGGGGGGATTTGGCCCCATGATCTCACCCACCATGGGACAACCTCCCAGAGGGGAGCTGGgccccccttctctcccccaacGCTTTGCTCAGCCAGGGGCACCTTTTGGCCCTTCTCCTCTCCAGAGACCTGGTCAGGGGctccccagcctgccccccaACACAAGTCCCTTCCCTGGTCCGGACCCTGGCTTTCCTGCCCCTGGTGGTGAGGATGGGGGGAAGCCCTTAAATCCACCTGCTCCCACTGCTTTTCCCCAGGAGCCCCACTCAGGCTCCCCGGCTGCTGCTGTTAATGGAAATCAGCCCAGTTTTCCCCCAAGCAGcagtgggcggggtgggggcacccCAGATGCCAATAGCCTGGCACCCCCTGGCAAGGCAGGTGGGGGCTCAgggccccagcctcccccaggccTGGTGTATCCATGTGGTGCCTGTCGCAGTGAGGTGAACGACGACCAAGATGCCATTCTGTGCGAGGCTTCCTGCCAGAAGTGGTTCCACCGCGAGTGCACGGGCATGACTGAGAGCGCCTATGGGCTGCTGACCACCGAGGCCTCTGCCGTCTGGGCCTGCGATCTCTGCCTCAAGACCAAGGAGATCCAGTCTGTCTACATCCGAGAAGGCATGGGGCAGCTGGTGGTGGCTAACGATGGGTGA